One stretch of Streptococcus australis DNA includes these proteins:
- a CDS encoding G5 domain-containing protein — translation MEKGHWNRKRVYSIRKFAVGACSVMIGTCAVLFGGSVVGESSVFADETPIAHTVEQAKEESPAVEEKQDQAVAEKNEAASVEQSQAAAIEASKPEVKEDEAITPKEEKASSKPEENDPKVESQASSQEKPIKEEVKAATNEEVNQMIEDRKVNFNQNWHFKLNANSKEAVKPDADVSTWQKLDLPHDWSIFNDFDHQSPAQNEGGQLNGGEAWYRKTFKLDEKDLKKNVRVTFDGVYMDSQVYVNGQLVGHYPNGYNQFSYDITKYLHKDGRENVIAVHAVNKQPSSRWYSGSGIYRDVTMQVTDKVHVEKNGTTILTPKLEQQQHGKVETHVTSKIVNTDDKDHELVAEYQIVERGGQAVTGLVRTASRTLKAHESTSLDAILEVEKPKLWTVLNDKPALYELITRVYRDGQLVDAKKDLFGYRYYHWTPNEGFSLNGERIKFHGVSLHHDHGALGAEENYKAEYRRLKQMKEMGVNSIRTTHNPASEQTLQIAAELGLLVQEEAFDTWYGGKKPYDYGRFFEKDATHPEARKGEKWSDYDLRTMVERDKNNPAVFMWSIGNEIGEANGDAHSLATVKRLVKVIKDVDTTRYVTMGADKFRFGNGSGGHEKIAEELDAVGFNYSEDNYKKLRAKHPNWLIYGSETSSATRTRGSYYRPERELKHSNGPERHYEQSDYGNDRVGWGKTATDSWTFDRDNAGYAGQFIWTGTDYIGEPTPWHNQNQTPVKSSYFGIVDTAGIPKHDFYLYQSQWVSVKKKPMVHLLPHWNWEDPTLKANVADAEGKIPVRAYSNAASVELFLNGQSLGVKTFNKKQTSDGRTYQEGANAKELYLEWKVAYQPGTLEAVARDEAGKEIARDKITTAGQPAGVRLIKEEHAIAADGKDLTYIYYEIVDSQGNVVPTANNLVRFQLHGQGQLVGVDNGEQASRERYKAQPDGSWIRRAFNGKGVAIVKSTEQAGKFTLTAHSDLLKSGQVTVFTGKKEDQEKTVLGTEVPKVRTVIEKEPKMPKTVGFIYSDGSREKRPVTWSSVDVSQAGVVTVKGMADGREVEARVEVLAIANELPTVKRVAPGTDLSAVDKYVSIAVTDGSVQEYEVDKWEIAEADKAKLSVAGSRIPMTGQLGGETIHATLVVEEGNPAAPVVPNVTVGGEEVSGLTTQNPMQYRTLAYGASLPKVAASAENANVTVVQASAANGMRASIYVQPKDGGPLQTYAIQFLEEAPKIDHLSLQVEQADGLKEDQIVKLSVLAHYQDGTQAVLPADKVSFSTSGEGEVAVRKGMLELHRPGAVTLKAEYEGAKGQVELTIQANTETKVAQSIRPVNVVTDLHQEPTLPSTVTVEYDKGFPKTHKVTWQAIPKEKLDHYQTFEVLGKVEGLDLEARAKVSVEGIVSVEEVSVTTPIAEAPQLPESVRTYDSNGHVSSAKVAWDAIQSDQYAKEGVFTVTGRLEGTQLTTKLHVRVSAKTEQGANISDQWTGSELPLAFASDSNPSDPVSNVNDKLISFNDRPANRWTNWNRSNPEASVGVLFGDSGILSKRSIDNLSVGFHEDHGVGAPKSYVIEYYVGKTVPTAPKNPSFVANEDHVFNDPANWKPVTNLKAPAQLKAGEMNHFSFDKVETYAVRIRMVKADNKRGTSITEVQIFAKQVAPAKQGQTRIQVDGKDLANFNPDLTDYYLESVDGKVPTVTASVSNNGLATVVPSVREGEPVRVIAKAENGDILGEYRLHFTKDKDLLSRKPLVAVKQARLLQLGQPLELPMKVPVYFTGKEGYETKDLAVEWEKVPAENLTKAGQFTVRGRVLGSDLVAEFSVRVTDKLGEALSDNPDYDENSNQAFASATNDIDDSSHDRVDYINDRDHSENRRWTNWSPTPSSNPEVSAGVIFRENGKIVERTVAQAKLHFFADSGTDAPSKLVLERYVGPEFEVPTYYSNYQAYESGHPFNNPDNWEAVPYRADKDIEAGDEINVTFKAVKAKAMRWRMERKADKKGVAMIEMTFLAPSELPQESTQSKILVDGKELADFAENRQDYQITYKGQRPKVSVEESNQVASTVVDSSDDSLPVLVRLVSESGKQVKEYRIQLVKEEPVSEKTTPAIQEENPSLEVVEKELAFQTVEKEDSSLYVGESRVEQEGQVGKERILTSVSPDGTREEKLREVLQAPVDRVLLVGTKHGTVQPLDGNASLVHEKPELLVEEEAIDFKVQERKTDKLYVGESRVLQEGKKGVRVHLIEVENGKRTLKETFDKVASQDRIVEVGTKRGTAQPLDGVRDLVHHKPELLVEEKEVDFQVQERKTGKLYVGESRVLQEGQKGVRVHLVEVENGKRTLKETFDKIVAQDRVVEVGTKGGTAQPLDGIRDLVHRKPELLVEEKEVDFQVQERKNDTLPAGQTRVIQEGQKGVRIHLVEVENGKRTLKETFDKIVAQDRIVEVGTAVVQGEPNPQVSVKPDAHQLAQTGARSQEEKATQTEKDHLPNTGSESQMSALAAGLALLGLGAGLAATTRKKED, via the coding sequence AACAAAGTCAAGCTGCTGCCATTGAAGCAAGTAAACCAGAGGTGAAAGAAGATGAAGCCATAACTCCGAAAGAGGAAAAAGCATCTTCTAAACCTGAAGAAAATGATCCAAAGGTAGAATCACAAGCTTCAAGTCAAGAAAAACCTATCAAGGAAGAAGTTAAAGCTGCGACAAATGAAGAAGTAAATCAAATGATTGAAGACAGAAAAGTGAATTTTAATCAAAATTGGCACTTCAAACTCAATGCGAACTCTAAAGAAGCTGTGAAACCAGATGCAGATGTATCAACATGGCAAAAATTGGATCTTCCACATGACTGGAGTATCTTTAACGATTTTGACCATCAATCACCTGCCCAAAACGAAGGTGGACAGCTAAATGGTGGTGAAGCTTGGTATCGTAAGACCTTTAAACTTGATGAAAAAGATCTCAAGAAAAATGTTCGAGTGACCTTTGATGGTGTCTACATGGATTCTCAAGTCTATGTCAATGGCCAGTTAGTGGGACATTATCCAAATGGTTATAACCAGTTCTCATACGATATCACAAAGTACCTTCACAAAGATGGTCGTGAGAATGTGATTGCTGTCCATGCAGTCAACAAACAACCAAGTAGCCGTTGGTACTCAGGTAGCGGTATTTACCGTGATGTGACCATGCAGGTGACAGATAAGGTTCATGTTGAAAAAAATGGAACAACCATCTTAACGCCAAAACTTGAACAACAGCAACACGGCAAGGTTGAAACGCATGTGACCAGCAAAATCGTCAATACAGACGATAAAGACCATGAACTTGTAGCAGAGTATCAAATTGTAGAGCGTGGTGGTCAAGCAGTGACTGGCTTGGTTCGTACAGCGAGTCGTACCTTGAAAGCACATGAATCAACAAGCCTTGATGCTATTTTAGAAGTTGAAAAACCAAAACTCTGGACAGTTTTAAATGACAAACCTGCCTTGTACGAATTGATTACGCGTGTTTACCGTGATGGTCAATTGGTTGATGCTAAGAAGGATTTGTTTGGTTACCGTTACTATCACTGGACGCCAAATGAAGGCTTCTCTTTGAATGGCGAACGCATTAAATTCCATGGTGTTTCCTTGCACCATGACCACGGAGCACTTGGAGCAGAAGAAAACTATAAGGCAGAATACCGTCGTCTCAAACAAATGAAGGAGATGGGGGTTAACTCTATTCGTACAACCCACAACCCTGCTAGTGAGCAAACCTTGCAAATCGCTGCAGAACTTGGTTTGCTCGTTCAGGAAGAGGCCTTTGATACTTGGTATGGTGGAAAGAAACCTTATGACTATGGTCGTTTCTTTGAAAAAGATGCCACTCACCCAGAAGCTCGAAAAGGCGAAAAATGGTCTGACTATGATCTTCGTACCATGGTCGAAAGAGACAAAAATAACCCAGCTGTCTTCATGTGGTCTATCGGGAATGAAATCGGTGAAGCCAATGGTGACGCCCACTCACTTGCAACGGTTAAACGCTTAGTAAAAGTGATTAAAGATGTTGATACTACACGTTATGTTACCATGGGAGCAGATAAGTTCCGTTTCGGTAATGGTAGTGGTGGACATGAGAAGATTGCCGAAGAACTCGATGCAGTTGGTTTCAACTATTCAGAAGACAACTATAAGAAACTTCGTGCGAAACATCCAAACTGGTTGATTTATGGTTCAGAAACATCTTCAGCAACCCGTACACGTGGTAGCTATTATCGCCCTGAACGTGAATTGAAACATAGTAACGGACCTGAACGTCATTACGAACAGTCTGACTATGGTAATGACCGAGTTGGCTGGGGTAAAACGGCAACAGATTCATGGACTTTTGACCGTGACAACGCTGGCTATGCTGGACAGTTTATCTGGACAGGTACGGACTATATCGGTGAGCCTACGCCATGGCATAACCAAAACCAAACTCCCGTTAAGAGCTCTTACTTTGGTATCGTAGATACAGCAGGTATTCCAAAACATGACTTCTACCTCTACCAAAGCCAATGGGTTTCTGTTAAGAAGAAACCAATGGTACACCTCCTTCCTCACTGGAACTGGGAAGACCCTACTCTAAAAGCGAACGTAGCTGATGCAGAAGGTAAGATTCCAGTTCGTGCATATTCAAACGCTGCTAGCGTAGAATTGTTCTTGAATGGTCAATCTCTTGGAGTTAAGACCTTCAACAAAAAACAAACTAGCGATGGACGGACTTACCAAGAAGGTGCCAATGCCAAGGAACTGTACCTTGAGTGGAAGGTTGCTTACCAACCAGGTACTTTAGAAGCAGTAGCTCGTGATGAAGCTGGTAAAGAAATTGCTCGTGACAAGATTACCACTGCAGGCCAGCCAGCAGGTGTTCGTCTCATTAAGGAAGAGCACGCAATCGCAGCAGATGGAAAAGACTTGACTTACATCTACTATGAAATTGTTGACAGTCAAGGGAATGTAGTCCCAACTGCAAATAATCTGGTTCGTTTCCAATTGCATGGCCAGGGTCAACTTGTTGGTGTCGATAATGGGGAACAAGCCAGCCGTGAACGTTATAAGGCGCAACCAGATGGCTCTTGGATTCGCAGAGCCTTTAACGGTAAAGGGGTTGCCATTGTTAAATCAACTGAGCAAGCAGGTAAATTCACTCTTACTGCCCACTCTGATCTCTTGAAATCTGGTCAAGTAACTGTCTTTACTGGTAAAAAAGAAGACCAAGAAAAGACCGTTCTCGGAACAGAAGTACCAAAAGTACGTACTGTTATTGAAAAAGAGCCAAAAATGCCGAAGACAGTCGGTTTTATCTACAGTGATGGCAGTCGTGAAAAACGTCCAGTAACTTGGTCTTCAGTTGATGTGAGCCAAGCAGGAGTTGTGACTGTTAAAGGTATGGCAGACGGACGTGAAGTTGAGGCCCGTGTCGAAGTTCTAGCAATTGCAAATGAGCTTCCAACTGTTAAACGTGTTGCTCCAGGAACAGACTTGAGCGCTGTTGACAAATACGTTTCTATTGCCGTTACGGATGGAAGCGTACAAGAATACGAAGTTGATAAGTGGGAGATTGCGGAAGCAGATAAAGCTAAACTGTCAGTTGCAGGATCACGTATTCCAATGACTGGCCAACTGGGTGGTGAGACTATTCACGCTACCCTTGTAGTAGAAGAAGGTAATCCTGCAGCACCTGTAGTACCAAATGTGACTGTTGGTGGTGAGGAAGTCTCTGGTCTTACTACTCAAAATCCAATGCAATATCGCACTCTTGCTTACGGTGCATCCTTGCCAAAAGTAGCAGCAAGTGCTGAAAATGCGAATGTTACCGTAGTCCAAGCAAGTGCAGCAAACGGCATGCGTGCAAGCATTTATGTTCAACCAAAAGATGGTGGCCCTCTTCAAACTTATGCGATTCAATTCCTTGAAGAAGCACCGAAAATTGACCATTTGAGCCTACAAGTAGAGCAAGCTGACGGTCTTAAAGAAGATCAAATAGTGAAATTGTCCGTACTCGCTCATTATCAAGACGGAACACAAGCAGTTTTACCAGCTGATAAAGTAAGCTTCTCTACAAGTGGTGAAGGGGAAGTTGCAGTCCGTAAAGGAATGCTTGAATTGCATAGACCGGGAGCAGTCACTCTGAAAGCGGAATATGAGGGGGCTAAAGGTCAAGTTGAACTCACTATCCAAGCCAATACTGAGACGAAGGTTGCGCAATCCATCCGTCCAGTAAATGTAGTGACAGACTTGCATCAAGAACCTACGCTTCCATCAACAGTAACTGTTGAGTATGACAAAGGTTTCCCTAAAACTCACAAAGTCACATGGCAAGCTATTCCAAAAGAAAAACTAGACCACTATCAAACCTTTGAAGTGCTAGGTAAAGTTGAAGGCCTTGACCTTGAAGCGCGTGCTAAAGTCTCTGTAGAAGGTATCGTTTCGGTTGAAGAAGTCAGTGTGACAACACCAATCGCAGAAGCGCCACAATTACCAGAAAGTGTTCGTACCTACGATTCAAATGGTCACGTTTCATCTGCCAAGGTTGCTTGGGATGCGATTCAATCAGACCAATACGCTAAGGAAGGTGTCTTTACAGTCACTGGTCGCCTAGAAGGTACGCAATTAACTACCAAACTTCATGTTCGTGTGTCTGCTAAAACAGAGCAAGGAGCAAATATCTCTGACCAATGGACGGGTTCAGAATTGCCACTGGCCTTTGCTTCAGACTCAAATCCAAGCGACCCTGTTTCAAACGTCAACGATAAATTGATTTCCTTTAATGACCGACCAGCCAATCGTTGGACAAACTGGAATCGTAGTAATCCAGAAGCTTCAGTCGGTGTCCTATTCGGAGATTCAGGTATCTTGAGCAAACGTTCAATTGATAATTTAAGTGTCGGATTCCACGAAGATCATGGAGTCGGTGCACCTAAGTCTTACGTGATCGAGTATTATGTTGGTAAGACTGTTCCAACAGCTCCTAAAAATCCTAGCTTTGTAGCCAATGAAGACCATGTATTTAATGATCCAGCTAACTGGAAACCTGTTACAAATCTAAAAGCCCCTGCTCAACTCAAGGCTGGAGAAATGAATCACTTTAGCTTTGATAAAGTTGAAACCTATGCTGTTCGCATTCGCATGGTTAAAGCAGATAATAAGCGGGGAACTTCTATCACAGAAGTACAAATCTTTGCGAAACAAGTTGCGCCAGCTAAACAAGGACAGACAAGAATCCAAGTTGACGGTAAAGACTTGGCAAACTTCAACCCTGATTTGACAGACTACTACCTTGAGTCTGTAGATGGAAAAGTTCCTACAGTAACAGCAAGTGTTAGCAACAATGGTCTCGCGACGGTTGTTCCAAGCGTTCGCGAAGGTGAGCCAGTTCGTGTCATCGCGAAAGCTGAAAATGGTGACATCCTAGGAGAATACCGTCTACACTTTACTAAGGATAAAGACTTACTTTCTCGTAAACCTCTAGTTGCGGTTAAACAAGCTCGCTTGTTGCAACTAGGTCAACCACTTGAATTGCCAATGAAGGTTCCGGTTTACTTCACAGGTAAAGAAGGCTACGAAACAAAAGACTTGGCAGTGGAATGGGAAAAAGTTCCAGCAGAAAATCTGACAAAAGCAGGTCAATTTACTGTTCGAGGCCGTGTCCTTGGTAGTGACCTCGTTGCTGAATTCTCTGTACGAGTGACAGACAAACTAGGTGAGGCTCTTTCAGACAACCCTGACTATGATGAAAATAGTAACCAAGCCTTTGCCTCAGCAACTAATGATATTGACGACAGTTCTCATGACCGTGTAGACTATATCAATGACAGAGATCACTCTGAAAATCGTCGTTGGACAAACTGGTCTCCAACACCATCTTCTAACCCAGAAGTATCAGCGGGTGTGATCTTCCGTGAAAATGGTAAGATTGTAGAACGGACTGTTGCGCAAGCCAAACTTCACTTCTTTGCAGATAGCGGAACGGATGCACCATCTAAACTTGTTCTAGAACGCTATGTCGGTCCAGAGTTTGAAGTGCCAACCTACTATTCAAACTACCAAGCCTACGAATCAGGCCATCCATTCAACAATCCAGATAACTGGGAAGCTGTTCCTTATCGTGCGGATAAAGACATTGAAGCTGGTGATGAAATTAACGTAACATTTAAAGCCGTGAAAGCCAAAGCCATGAGATGGCGTATGGAGCGCAAGGCTGATAAGAAGGGTGTTGCAATGATTGAGATGACCTTCCTTGCACCAAGCGAATTGCCTCAAGAAAGCACTCAATCGAAGATTCTTGTAGATGGAAAAGAACTTGCTGATTTCGCTGAAAACCGTCAAGATTATCAAATCACCTATAAAGGTCAACGTCCAAAAGTCTCAGTCGAAGAAAGCAATCAAGTAGCTTCAACTGTAGTAGATAGTAGCGATGATAGCCTTCCAGTACTTGTTCGCCTCGTTTCAGAAAGTGGAAAACAAGTCAAGGAATATCGTATCCAACTAGTCAAGGAAGAACCAGTTTCTGAGAAAACAACCCCTGCTATTCAAGAAGAAAATCCAAGTCTTGAGGTTGTCGAAAAAGAACTTGCCTTCCAGACTGTTGAAAAAGAAGATTCAAGTCTATATGTAGGAGAAAGCCGTGTAGAACAAGAAGGACAAGTTGGTAAGGAACGCATTCTTACATCTGTAAGTCCAGACGGAACTCGTGAAGAGAAACTCCGTGAAGTGCTTCAGGCTCCTGTTGACCGGGTTCTTCTTGTTGGAACTAAACATGGTACGGTTCAACCACTTGATGGCAATGCAAGTTTAGTGCATGAAAAACCAGAGCTTCTGGTGGAAGAAGAGGCAATTGATTTCAAAGTTCAAGAACGTAAGACTGATAAACTTTATGTGGGGGAAAGTCGTGTTCTTCAAGAAGGTAAAAAAGGTGTGCGTGTTCATCTTATCGAAGTGGAGAACGGGAAACGCACCCTAAAGGAAACCTTTGATAAGGTAGCATCGCAAGATCGTATCGTGGAAGTTGGAACCAAGCGAGGTACAGCCCAACCACTTGATGGTGTCAGAGATTTAGTTCATCATAAACCAGAACTACTAGTAGAAGAAAAAGAAGTTGATTTCCAAGTTCAAGAACGTAAGACTGGTAAACTTTATGTGGGTGAAAGTCGTGTTCTCCAAGAAGGTCAAAAAGGTGTGCGTGTTCATCTAGTAGAAGTCGAAAACGGTAAGCGTACATTGAAAGAAACTTTTGATAAGATAGTTGCGCAAGATCGTGTCGTGGAAGTTGGAACCAAGGGAGGTACGGCTCAACCACTTGATGGTATCAGAGATTTAGTTCATCGCAAACCAGAACTACTAGTAGAAGAAAAGGAAGTTGATTTCCAAGTTCAAGAACGTAAGAATGATACACTTCCAGCAGGGCAAACTCGTGTAATCCAAGAAGGTCAAAAGGGTGTTCGTATCCATCTAGTAGAAGTCGAAAATGGTAAGCGTACACTGAAAGAAACCTTTGATAAGATAGTAGCACAAGATCGTATCGTGGAAGTTGGAACTGCTGTAGTGCAAGGAGAACCAAATCCACAAGTTTCTGTCAAGCCAGATGCGCACCAACTGGCTCAAACGGGAGCGCGCTCTCAAGAAGAAAAAGCGACACAAACTGAAAAAGATCACCTTCCAAATACAGGAAGTGAGTCTCAGATGTCAGCTTTAGCAGCAGGATTGGCTCTCTTGGGCTTAGGTGCAGGCCTTGCAGCTACTACTCGCAAAAAAGAAGATTAA
- a CDS encoding accessory Sec system protein translocase subunit SecY2: protein MKHFGLKKQKRTSIFFRRAIFTILVIAIYLLGRHILLPGYNGNTGFSQISEQNPLAYLYSLAGVDVSRISMFSLGLGPWITTMIVWQVINLNKSWNIQSWSLKKADFVQKILTLIFSVLQGIAIMYTARSENGRFLLLVDDWIYNMAVLATVVAGSFVIIWLASLNVSKGVGGQTIIIISGILLQFANQLVVLIGQSVLSKEGLAFLVGAAISFLILGYIAVVCERAEIRLPLNRVMLSSRYYGKSYLPIKFLPSGGMPIMYASSVIMLLQLVLDWFGHGFTKNFGSLFDFTKPLSLAFYLLAIYLLAILFAYINLEPEETAKRLQRQGEYLDYIQPGKATLKVLKHYISLQSNVGALYLIVFIGLPYFINFFLPLPNLLLTIPSTLIILVSMLLPLHEEIRILRIGTYYHKELEFKGE, encoded by the coding sequence ATGAAACATTTCGGTCTTAAAAAACAAAAACGAACAAGTATTTTTTTCCGAAGAGCAATTTTTACAATTTTGGTCATCGCGATCTATTTACTTGGTCGCCATATTTTACTTCCAGGATACAATGGCAACACAGGTTTTTCACAAATAAGTGAGCAAAACCCCTTGGCCTATTTATATTCCTTAGCAGGAGTAGATGTCTCTCGGATTTCCATGTTTTCTTTAGGATTAGGTCCTTGGATTACGACCATGATTGTCTGGCAGGTTATCAATTTAAATAAAAGTTGGAATATCCAGTCCTGGTCATTGAAAAAAGCGGATTTTGTCCAAAAAATTCTCACTTTGATTTTTTCAGTGTTACAGGGGATAGCTATTATGTACACAGCTCGTTCGGAAAATGGACGCTTTTTGCTTCTTGTAGATGATTGGATTTATAATATGGCTGTACTAGCAACTGTTGTAGCAGGAAGCTTTGTTATTATCTGGTTGGCTAGTTTGAATGTTAGCAAGGGAGTAGGCGGGCAGACAATTATTATTATTTCAGGAATTCTGCTACAATTTGCTAACCAATTAGTGGTATTGATAGGACAATCTGTTTTGTCTAAAGAAGGACTGGCCTTTCTAGTAGGTGCGGCGATCTCATTTTTGATCTTGGGCTATATTGCCGTGGTCTGCGAGAGGGCTGAAATTCGTTTGCCTCTAAATCGAGTCATGTTAAGTAGTCGTTACTATGGTAAGTCTTACCTCCCTATCAAATTTCTTCCCTCAGGAGGAATGCCGATTATGTATGCCTCGAGTGTTATTATGTTGCTTCAGTTGGTATTAGACTGGTTTGGACATGGTTTTACAAAAAATTTTGGTAGTTTATTTGACTTTACAAAACCTCTAAGTTTGGCCTTTTATCTGCTAGCTATCTATCTTCTTGCAATTTTATTTGCCTATATCAACTTAGAACCAGAAGAAACAGCGAAACGTTTACAACGTCAAGGGGAATACCTAGACTATATCCAGCCTGGGAAAGCAACTTTAAAAGTTTTGAAACATTACATTTCCTTGCAGTCTAACGTAGGAGCACTCTACCTAATCGTTTTTATTGGTTTACCCTATTTCATTAATTTCTTCCTACCTCTTCCAAATTTGCTTTTGACTATACCAAGTACATTGATCATTTTAGTCAGTATGCTCTTGCCTTTGCATGAAGAAATACGTATCTTGAGAATTGGGACTTACTACCACAAAGAATTAGAATTTAAAGGAGAATAG
- the asp1 gene encoding accessory Sec system protein Asp1 has product MFYFVPSWYRQDRKWYSTTLPFYYVSKNMMFDDAVNLLRMFQQSGEANTTLILNYSPHIRTFLYQQRILPETVWNLFDTIQGLTDVSVRKIRLEDIKWPQGVEFFYTPFMIEVYLNQEHYAKINFSQTGNFFDITYFEGGQTNHQLIFDDRGFVSSIIYFENNQPYYQDYLNLQGTWQFREFLGTENHQVLINPEAQATFAKEVYQDIEELINEKLDQYLTSTLTKDDTIVISSDVQHNHFFQKIKKNHYVILSFFGDRYPITNQEQLLTDLTDTPFFVVDSLNKIETMAANVDLEQLPGFYEIPPYDTHLNLGHSQRKKELIVYVNYDNLPADQIQYVFTTLFEMMLKNEWIDLLVGTQSQDFGREAYIKQVLESYLSLKPEYEQDLIFVDKEKRARGENRVLDDEEEIVRERIDIETIHSNVDLIKVLKYVRIILDLGTPADVLTQIAGISGGIPQVNLYSSSYVKHGENGWILEDISDFEEALLYYLTNLEHWNQSLVHSVKKIEQYTRGEIVDMWKNTIKELKGNEKN; this is encoded by the coding sequence ATGTTTTACTTTGTACCATCTTGGTATAGACAAGATCGGAAATGGTACTCTACCACTCTGCCTTTCTATTACGTGTCTAAAAATATGATGTTTGATGATGCGGTGAATTTGCTGCGAATGTTTCAGCAATCAGGAGAGGCAAATACCACTCTGATTTTGAACTATTCACCACATATTCGAACCTTTCTTTATCAGCAAAGAATATTGCCAGAAACTGTATGGAATCTATTTGATACTATACAAGGCCTGACGGATGTATCTGTACGTAAAATTCGTCTAGAAGATATTAAGTGGCCTCAAGGAGTAGAATTCTTCTATACTCCTTTTATGATTGAGGTATATTTAAATCAAGAGCACTATGCTAAAATTAACTTTTCACAAACAGGTAATTTCTTTGATATTACTTATTTTGAGGGTGGGCAGACAAATCATCAGTTAATCTTTGATGATCGTGGATTTGTTTCAAGTATCATCTATTTTGAAAATAATCAGCCTTACTACCAAGATTATTTAAATTTACAAGGTACATGGCAGTTTAGGGAATTTTTGGGCACAGAAAATCATCAAGTACTTATCAACCCTGAGGCACAGGCTACATTTGCAAAAGAAGTTTACCAAGATATTGAAGAATTGATCAATGAAAAATTAGATCAGTATCTAACTTCTACGTTAACGAAGGATGATACGATTGTGATTTCGTCAGATGTGCAGCACAATCACTTTTTCCAAAAGATTAAGAAAAATCATTATGTTATTTTGTCTTTTTTTGGAGATCGCTATCCAATCACAAACCAAGAGCAGTTGTTAACGGATTTGACAGACACGCCGTTCTTCGTTGTTGATAGTTTAAATAAAATTGAAACGATGGCAGCTAATGTGGATCTAGAACAGTTGCCGGGCTTTTATGAGATTCCGCCTTATGATACTCATCTAAACTTAGGGCATAGTCAAAGAAAAAAAGAGTTAATTGTTTACGTCAATTACGACAATCTACCAGCAGATCAAATTCAATATGTGTTTACGACTTTGTTTGAAATGATGTTGAAAAATGAATGGATTGACTTGCTGGTTGGAACACAAAGTCAGGATTTTGGTCGAGAGGCCTATATAAAACAGGTACTAGAAAGCTATCTATCACTTAAGCCAGAATATGAACAAGATTTGATTTTTGTTGATAAAGAGAAAAGAGCGAGAGGTGAGAACCGAGTTCTTGATGATGAAGAGGAGATTGTTCGTGAACGGATTGATATTGAGACTATTCATAGCAACGTCGATTTGATTAAAGTTCTGAAGTACGTTCGTATTATACTAGATTTGGGGACTCCGGCTGATGTGTTGACTCAAATCGCTGGCATTAGTGGAGGGATCCCTCAGGTTAACTTGTATAGCTCTTCTTATGTGAAGCATGGAGAAAATGGTTGGATTCTAGAGGATATTTCAGATTTTGAAGAGGCACTCTTATACTACCTCACAAACTTAGAACATTGGAATCAATCTCTAGTTCACTCAGTCAAGAAGATTGAACAGTACACAAGGGGTGAGATTGTCGATATGTGGAAAAATACCATAAAGGAATTAAAAGGAAATGAAAAAAATTAG